Within the Candidatus Epulonipiscium sp. genome, the region AACATTCGGAGGGGTTTCCTATTAAGGCCTCCTATATATATGCTCCTGCCTTCCTTTTGCAACCGGTTAACGAAATCCTGAAGGGCCAACGCTGCAGTTTCATCTATAACTGGTACATCTGAAAGGTCCAATACTAAAATAGCTTTTTCAATCCCTTTCTTTACTTGTTTTCTCATATTTTCTACCCCTACAAAAAACAAAGGCCCATGAAAGGCAATTACTTCAATGTCGGGCCGAATGGAGATAAGAGAATCTATCTCTTTCTTTTTCCCAAATACCTTCTTATAGGGTAGGGTAGCCAGTTCTATCAATACCACGACACCCGCCAAGGCAACCCCTATGGCTACAGCAATAGTTAAATCTTTCATCACAGTCAATATGGTGGTAATCGTCATAATCGTTCCGTAGGTCCAACTTGCACGTGGAATCAACCTTAAACTCTTCCAATCTGCAGTTCTGATCGAAGCAACCATCAAAATAGCTGCCAAAGATGCCAGCGGTATCCTCTTAACGAAGGGACTAAAAACTAAAATCATCAATAAAAGAAAAACAGAATGTAATATACTTGAAAGCTTGGTGCGCCCTCCACTATGGACATTAACCCCCGAACGGGCAACGGCCCCCGATACAGGTATGCCGCCAATTAAAGTAGAAGCAATATTACCTAGGCCTTGCCCAATCAGTTCCCTATTGCTATTATGCTGAACACCAATCATTCCATCTGTAACCTCTGCTGATAGCAGGGCCGAGATGCTGCCTAGAAGACAAATCGTTAATGCAGGCATAATCAGATGGGCAATTTCACCAAAAGGCATGATACCGATTGCTAATTTGGGTATACTAAAAGGAAGCTCCCCTACAATATGAGGGCTATGAATAAAAAGTTCATTAGCAATCGAACCTGCTACAAGACCAAATAAAGATTCTGGTACTCTCTCTAAAAAACGTAATGAAAATATAATTACAATAGTGGTAATGATGGTTATTGAAATTGCTGCTCTAGCATCACCGATAGCCGTCATAAAAAATAATATAGATACCCCATTTGTAAATCCTGCAATCACTGGGCGGGGTAAATACTTAACAAATCCCCCTAAGCGAAATAAGCCTAAAAATATCTGCATTAATCCCGCCAAAGCACCGGCAAGTAGCATACCGCCAACCCCATACTGACCAACAATACTAACCAAAACTGCCATCATTGCACCAGTAGGACCGGTAATTTGCACCCCGCAGCCTCCAAATATAGCTGCAATCAGGCCACCGAAAATAGATGCATATAACCCCGCCACAGCCCCTGCTCCGCTGGCGATTCCGAAGGCCAATGCAAGGGGAAGGGCTACAACTGCCGCCGTGACCCCTCCTACTACGTCATTTTTTATACGATTCCATAAATTTTTCAAAATGCTCCCCCCATTAGAATTATGAACATGCAAAAAAAGCGCAGGCAAAGTCTTATAGACTAAAACTCAACGCTTGGATTACTCCTACGAGGTTAGC harbors:
- a CDS encoding SulP family inorganic anion transporter, with translation MKNLWNRIKNDVVGGVTAAVVALPLALAFGIASGAGAVAGLYASIFGGLIAAIFGGCGVQITGPTGAMMAVLVSIVGQYGVGGMLLAGALAGLMQIFLGLFRLGGFVKYLPRPVIAGFTNGVSILFFMTAIGDARAAISITIITTIVIIFSLRFLERVPESLFGLVAGSIANELFIHSPHIVGELPFSIPKLAIGIMPFGEIAHLIMPALTICLLGSISALLSAEVTDGMIGVQHNSNRELIGQGLGNIASTLIGGIPVSGAVARSGVNVHSGGRTKLSSILHSVFLLLMILVFSPFVKRIPLASLAAILMVASIRTADWKSLRLIPRASWTYGTIMTITTILTVMKDLTIAVAIGVALAGVVVLIELATLPYKKVFGKKKEIDSLISIRPDIEVIAFHGPLFFVGVENMRKQVKKGIEKAILVLDLSDVPVIDETAALALQDFVNRLQKEGRSIYIGGLNRKPLRMLIRMGVVESLGKLKVCKNLGTAVQRASREEVRDSQNKQVLVS